In Streptococcus parauberis NCFD 2020, the sequence ACCATAATGACTGACCAATAGTGTAGGTAATTTAATAGTTGCACCAATGTAAGAAATACCAACAAAGAAAGTTACTAACATTAACAATATTGCTTTTTTATCAAAAACTGTTGCTGATTTTAAAGGTAAAATTTCTTTGTCTGATTCCGGAACAATTTTCGTAAAGAAGAAATAAACTGGGATAACCAATAAATAAACAAGATAAGTGTAATTAACTCCAATTAACAAAGCTAATCCAACAATAAAGGTTGTTAGTGCTTTTCCAATATTTAAAGTTGCTGTCCGAAAACCAATCATATTTGCTCTGGTTTCACCTTCATAATAGTCACTGATGATACTAATTGACAGTGCATTATATAAACCAATCCCAATTCCTAGTAATAGGCGACAGATTAAGACAATTGTGAAATTGGTCGTAATAAATGAGACTAATCCTGAAATTAATATAAAGATTAGACCGAGTTGTATTGTCTTTTTCTTACCAATTTTGGCAACTACTAAATTGCTAAGAATAACAAAAATGGTAATCATCATTGCTGGAATAGTCACTAAACTCTCAACAGATGCAAGACCTATATGTGGGTTTTGACCATGGTAAAGTTCAAATAATTTGGGAATAGCTGGCGCAATGGCTAGGTGCGACATGAGGAAAATTGAAATTGACAGAATGGACAATTTCGTCGATAATTTATCTTTCATGAATAATCTCCTTAAAAATGATACCTTCTTAGTATATAGCCCGTCGGGTATTAATGCAAGGATTGTGATTTTTTTCATGAATGTTTTTCTAATAATAGGTTAATCTAAAAACTTAATTATTTCTGTCTTTTCCAGTTCGGTCAGTTTTCGGTATTGTCCAACTGGTAATTCACCCAAGGTAAGTCCAGCAAAAGAAATTCTTTTTAAGTAGATTACTTTCAGTCCATAAGCCAGAAACATCTTCTTAACTTGATGGAATTTTCCTTCAGAAATCGTAACAACTGCTTCCGAACATTTCTCATCTTTTTTCAAAATCTGCAAATGGGCTGGTTTACATTTAGTCCCATCATGAAAGACAATTCCTTCTTCAAAAAATACGAGC encodes:
- a CDS encoding MFS transporter; protein product: MKDKLSTKLSILSISIFLMSHLAIAPAIPKLFELYHGQNPHIGLASVESLVTIPAMMITIFVILSNLVVAKIGKKKTIQLGLIFILISGLVSFITTNFTIVLICRLLLGIGIGLYNALSISIISDYYEGETRANMIGFRTATLNIGKALTTFIVGLALLIGVNYTYLVYLLVIPVYFFFTKIVPESDKEILPLKSATVFDKKAILLMLVTFFVGISYIGATIKLPTLLVSHYGYSSFFASNLLSLLAFSGIFVGLVFGQLTKVLSEKTMLVMILLMGIGNFILTLSNHKFVFFLAAFLIGASFVGTMSSVFNYIAKYYSREHINFVTSLAITAGNIGVILTPVILTKLPAAFHMEAFITPFYITSALMFITSLVYLALPKK